In bacterium, the following are encoded in one genomic region:
- a CDS encoding ABC transporter substrate-binding protein: MKKILSLFSAVAILGISTFAAAADVIKIGHLAALTGPTSDVGTSYAEGVRAYADYINSKGGVNGKKIEVLTRDYAYDKKTAVTLYRSLVADGIIALQGWGTADTEALKDQVNVDKIPDLSASYSANLTNPADAPYNFFIAADYTTQLRGALKYAKDNWKESRKPRVAFVYPNHPYGIAPIKGAKAYAEEIGFEILTDENVALNAQEATTQILSLKNGAPDFVWIGGTTASTSVILKGAKQNGLKTQFIINIWGNDESLPKRAEGAEEGVWGLHANSAYEDDAPGMKAIKEVTKGVPQTIHYIRGWVSMMVMTEALKIADKAGKLSGEGIKEALETLKNFDTGGLTAPVTFTATDHRPNMSVKIFTFKSGQLKKVASVELERRADWLGL; this comes from the coding sequence ATGAAAAAGATACTGTCTTTATTTTCCGCTGTCGCGATTCTGGGTATCTCAACCTTCGCGGCGGCCGCCGACGTAATCAAGATCGGCCACCTCGCCGCCCTCACCGGCCCGACCTCCGACGTCGGCACCAGCTACGCCGAAGGCGTGCGCGCCTACGCAGATTACATCAACTCCAAGGGCGGCGTGAACGGCAAGAAGATCGAAGTGCTCACCCGCGACTACGCCTACGACAAGAAGACCGCCGTCACCCTGTACCGCAGCCTCGTCGCCGACGGCATCATCGCCCTGCAGGGGTGGGGAACGGCGGATACCGAAGCGCTCAAGGACCAGGTCAACGTAGACAAGATTCCCGACCTCTCCGCCTCCTACTCCGCCAACCTGACCAACCCCGCCGACGCGCCCTACAACTTCTTTATCGCGGCGGATTACACCACCCAGCTTCGCGGCGCTCTCAAGTACGCCAAGGACAACTGGAAGGAGAGCCGCAAGCCCAGGGTGGCTTTCGTCTACCCCAACCACCCCTACGGCATCGCCCCGATCAAGGGAGCCAAGGCCTACGCCGAAGAGATCGGTTTCGAGATACTGACCGACGAAAACGTCGCCCTCAACGCCCAGGAAGCCACCACCCAGATACTGAGCCTTAAAAACGGCGCTCCCGATTTCGTCTGGATAGGCGGCACCACGGCCTCCACCTCCGTCATCCTCAAGGGCGCGAAGCAAAACGGCCTCAAGACCCAGTTCATCATCAACATCTGGGGCAACGACGAATCCCTTCCCAAGCGCGCCGAAGGCGCGGAGGAGGGCGTCTGGGGCCTTCACGCCAATTCCGCCTACGAGGACGACGCGCCCGGCATGAAGGCAATCAAGGAAGTGACCAAGGGCGTCCCCCAGACCATCCACTACATCCGCGGCTGGGTCTCCATGATGGTCATGACCGAGGCGCTCAAGATCGCCGACAAGGCCGGGAAGCTCAGCGGCGAAGGGATCAAGGAAGCCCTCGAAACCCTCAAGAATTTCGACACCGGCGGCCTCACCGCGCCGGTGACCTTCACCGCCACCGACCACCGTCCCAACATGTCCGTCAAGATATTCACCTTCAAGAGCGGTCAGCTCAAGAAGGTCGCGTCCGTCGAGCTTGAAAGACGCGCCGACTGGCTGGGCCTGTAA
- a CDS encoding branched-chain amino acid ABC transporter permease yields MSVNHCGDFKETYAQDMRFLQTNFIRFWVYGLVLLLLFLPLFKFGQIIYYTSLVGVAVVGAVGLNIVTGFTGQISLGQGAFLGVGAFSCAYFMRAWGVSFWLAMPMAGVTTAFVGMIFGIPSLRLKGLYLAIATLAAQFIIEYAFLLPSLEKVTGGAYGAKFPPVMLFGNKVSSDVSIYYIIVIVAILTVLYASNLFRSRDGRAFVAVRDHYLSAEIMGINLFKYRLLSFAISSFFVGIAGCLMGLLSYGTVMAEEFTIKLSIEYLAMIIIGGMGSVIGSIFGAIFMTLFPLSLTLLSNALASSYPSVSALILSINEGVFGLVVILFLIFEPDGMAHRWRQIKAYWKLFPFSY; encoded by the coding sequence ATGAGTGTCAACCATTGCGGCGATTTCAAAGAGACCTACGCGCAGGACATGCGTTTTCTCCAGACCAATTTCATCCGGTTCTGGGTCTACGGTCTCGTCCTTCTGCTTTTGTTTCTGCCCCTCTTCAAGTTCGGGCAAATTATCTACTACACCAGCCTTGTCGGCGTCGCGGTGGTCGGAGCCGTCGGCCTGAACATAGTCACCGGCTTCACCGGCCAGATTTCGCTTGGGCAGGGAGCCTTTCTGGGAGTCGGGGCCTTTTCCTGCGCGTACTTCATGCGCGCCTGGGGGGTCTCCTTCTGGCTCGCCATGCCTATGGCCGGGGTTACAACCGCCTTCGTGGGCATGATCTTCGGCATACCGAGCCTCAGGCTCAAGGGGCTCTACCTCGCCATAGCCACCCTGGCCGCGCAGTTCATCATCGAATACGCCTTTTTGCTCCCCAGCCTGGAAAAGGTAACCGGCGGGGCCTACGGCGCGAAGTTTCCCCCGGTCATGCTCTTCGGCAACAAGGTCAGTTCCGACGTGTCCATTTACTACATCATCGTCATAGTGGCGATACTCACCGTGCTCTACGCCTCCAACCTCTTTAGAAGCCGCGACGGCAGGGCCTTCGTTGCGGTGCGCGACCATTACCTCTCGGCGGAGATAATGGGGATAAACCTCTTCAAGTACCGGCTTCTCTCCTTCGCCATCAGCTCCTTTTTCGTCGGGATAGCGGGCTGCCTGATGGGGCTTTTGTCTTACGGAACCGTCATGGCCGAAGAGTTCACCATAAAGCTCTCCATCGAATATCTGGCGATGATAATCATCGGCGGCATGGGCAGCGTAATCGGGTCGATCTTCGGGGCGATCTTCATGACTCTCTTCCCTCTTTCCCTGACGCTGCTCTCGAACGCCCTCGCCTCCTCCTACCCTTCGGTTTCGGCGCTTATTCTCAGCATCAACGAGGGGGTCTTCGGCCTCGTGGTGATACTCTTTCTGATTTTCGAGCCGGACGGCATGGCTCACCGGTGGAGACAGATCAAGGCGTACTGGAAACTTTTCCCCTTCAGCTACTGA
- a CDS encoding branched-chain amino acid ABC transporter permease produces MKEFLRSRIFGWAAFAVITIAVLAFLSLSETARSKGISGTLILQLFISGISFGSIYALVALGFAIIYKATSVVNFAQGQFLMIGAYSCFGILSNLTSTTSIPWVWAIILSLVFAIVLAMVVERLILRPMIGEPIISIIMATIGLSYVLRSIATAIWGTDPQYFSPKLFPDKTVSVAGLNLPYEYIWGFSLSITLLCLFGLFFKYSKAGIAMRATAFSNQVALSMGISVKNIFALSWCISAVVSFIGGILLANITAVSVDLGYMGLKVFPAVILGGLDSVLGAAIGGIVIGVLENLSDGVVSKLFGLQGIKEVAPFVFLVIILMIKPYGLFGTEEIERV; encoded by the coding sequence ATGAAAGAGTTTTTGCGTTCAAGGATCTTCGGCTGGGCTGCTTTTGCGGTCATTACGATAGCCGTCCTGGCGTTTCTGTCGCTTTCCGAGACCGCCCGCTCGAAGGGCATCTCGGGGACGCTTATCCTCCAGCTCTTCATAAGCGGCATCTCCTTCGGCTCGATTTACGCTCTCGTGGCCCTCGGGTTCGCCATAATCTACAAGGCCACCAGCGTCGTGAACTTCGCCCAGGGGCAGTTCCTGATGATAGGGGCCTACTCCTGCTTCGGCATTCTGAGCAACCTCACCTCCACGACCTCGATTCCGTGGGTCTGGGCGATAATCCTCTCTCTCGTCTTCGCAATCGTGCTCGCGATGGTGGTGGAAAGGCTGATTCTGCGGCCGATGATCGGCGAGCCGATTATCTCCATCATCATGGCCACCATCGGCCTCTCCTACGTCCTTCGGAGTATCGCCACGGCCATCTGGGGGACCGACCCGCAGTACTTCTCCCCGAAGCTCTTTCCTGACAAGACCGTTTCGGTGGCGGGGCTCAACCTGCCCTACGAGTACATCTGGGGGTTTTCGCTTTCCATCACCCTCCTTTGCCTCTTCGGCCTCTTCTTCAAATACTCCAAGGCCGGGATAGCGATGCGCGCCACCGCCTTCTCCAATCAGGTGGCCCTCTCGATGGGGATAAGCGTGAAGAACATCTTCGCCCTCTCCTGGTGCATCTCCGCCGTGGTCTCCTTCATAGGCGGGATACTTTTGGCGAACATAACCGCCGTGAGCGTGGACCTGGGCTATATGGGGCTCAAGGTCTTCCCGGCGGTGATTCTGGGCGGGCTGGATTCGGTGCTCGGGGCGGCGATAGGCGGAATAGTGATAGGCGTCCTCGAAAACCTGAGCGACGGCGTCGTCTCCAAGCTCTTCGGCCTTCAGGGGATAAAGGAAGTCGCCCCTTTCGTATTTCTGGTGATAATTCTGATGATAAAGCCGTACGGACTTTTCGGCACCGAAGAAATAGAGCGGGTCTAG
- a CDS encoding long-chain fatty acid--CoA ligase, which yields MTFSDKANTFPKLLQRNAEKFGKNKVALREKDFGIWQSFTWQDYSDHVKYFCLGLVSLGLKKSDTIAIIGDNRPEWLFAELAAQSAGAIGIGIYQDAILKEVSYIINHAGSRFIVAEDQEQVDKVLDMIDDLPTVAKVIYTDSRGMRKYEDDRLIFFPEVEKLGREFEKQNPGQYESMVNITSPDDPAQICTTSGTTGNPKLAVLSHRNMLSMAANLGAVDPKYETDQFVSFLPLPWIGEQMMCVASALLFGFTVNFPEEPETATENIREIGPHVIFSPPRVWENLAATVQVKIMDASWLKRYVYNRLLPVGYEWADLKFRKTPPTFGQKLRYGFAWVILFRALKDRLGFSRIRSASTGGAALGPDTFRFFHALGVNLKQIYGQTEISGISCIHRDGDVNFDSVGMPIPETEVKIVNADPEGVGEVVSKSPALFHGYYKNPQATEETILEGWLYSGDAGYFDERGHLIIIDRMKDIMTLASQERFSPQFIENKLKFSPYIKETVCIGNGRDYIMAMICIDYGIVGKWAEDNRIGYTTYTDLAGKKEVYDFIEREVEKVNETLKPSQRIKKFLLLYKELDADDDELTRTRKVRRGFIDEKYADIINAGYGGEETIHIDTLIKYQDGKTSRLRTDIAVRALEA from the coding sequence ATGACCTTCAGCGACAAAGCGAACACCTTTCCCAAGCTCCTCCAGAGAAACGCCGAAAAATTCGGCAAAAACAAGGTCGCCCTGCGCGAGAAGGATTTCGGCATCTGGCAGTCCTTCACCTGGCAGGATTATTCCGACCACGTAAAGTATTTCTGCCTCGGCCTGGTCTCTCTGGGGCTAAAGAAGAGCGACACCATCGCGATTATCGGCGACAACCGCCCGGAATGGCTCTTCGCGGAGCTTGCGGCGCAGAGCGCCGGAGCCATAGGCATAGGCATCTATCAGGACGCCATCCTCAAGGAGGTCTCCTACATCATCAACCACGCCGGTTCCAGGTTCATCGTGGCGGAGGATCAGGAGCAGGTGGACAAGGTTCTCGACATGATCGACGACCTGCCCACCGTGGCGAAGGTTATCTACACCGATTCGCGCGGGATGAGGAAGTACGAGGACGACCGGCTCATCTTCTTTCCCGAGGTGGAAAAGCTCGGCAGGGAGTTTGAAAAGCAAAACCCCGGCCAGTACGAGTCGATGGTCAACATAACAAGCCCCGACGACCCGGCGCAGATCTGCACCACCTCCGGCACCACCGGAAACCCCAAGCTGGCCGTGCTTTCCCACCGCAACATGCTCAGCATGGCGGCCAACCTCGGCGCGGTCGATCCCAAGTACGAGACCGACCAGTTCGTCAGCTTCCTGCCCCTGCCCTGGATCGGCGAGCAGATGATGTGCGTCGCGAGCGCGCTCCTTTTCGGCTTCACCGTCAATTTCCCCGAGGAGCCGGAGACGGCGACCGAAAACATACGGGAGATAGGCCCCCACGTAATCTTCAGCCCCCCCCGGGTCTGGGAGAACCTCGCGGCGACCGTCCAGGTGAAGATAATGGACGCCTCCTGGCTGAAGCGCTACGTCTACAACAGGCTCCTGCCCGTCGGCTACGAGTGGGCGGACCTGAAATTCCGTAAAACCCCCCCGACCTTCGGCCAGAAGCTGCGCTACGGGTTCGCATGGGTAATCCTCTTTCGGGCGCTTAAGGACAGGCTCGGCTTTTCCCGGATACGCTCCGCCTCCACCGGTGGCGCGGCGCTCGGCCCCGACACCTTCCGCTTCTTTCACGCCCTCGGCGTCAACTTAAAGCAGATTTACGGGCAGACGGAAATCTCCGGCATCTCCTGCATCCACCGCGACGGCGACGTAAACTTCGACTCGGTGGGCATGCCGATACCCGAGACCGAGGTGAAGATAGTCAACGCCGACCCGGAGGGCGTCGGAGAGGTCGTCTCAAAGTCCCCGGCCCTCTTCCACGGCTACTACAAGAACCCGCAGGCCACCGAAGAGACGATTCTGGAAGGGTGGCTCTACTCGGGCGACGCGGGCTACTTCGACGAGAGGGGCCACCTCATCATCATCGACCGCATGAAGGACATTATGACCCTGGCGAGCCAGGAGCGGTTCAGCCCCCAGTTCATCGAGAACAAACTTAAGTTCAGCCCCTACATAAAGGAAACCGTCTGCATCGGCAACGGCCGCGATTACATAATGGCGATGATCTGCATCGACTACGGGATCGTCGGAAAATGGGCGGAAGACAACCGCATAGGCTATACGACCTACACCGATCTCGCGGGCAAGAAGGAAGTCTACGATTTCATCGAGCGCGAGGTCGAAAAGGTCAACGAGACCCTCAAGCCTTCGCAGAGGATCAAGAAATTCCTCCTCCTGTACAAGGAGCTTGACGCCGACGACGACGAACTGACCCGCACCCGGAAGGTGCGCAGGGGTTTCATCGACGAAAAGTACGCCGATATCATAAACGCCGGGTACGGCGGAGAAGAGACGATCCACATCGACACCCTGATAAAGTATCAGGACGGCAAAACCTCGCGCCTTCGGACCGACATAGCGGTTCGCGCGCTTGAGGCATGA
- a CDS encoding ABC transporter ATP-binding protein: MSVSPVQLKVDGVSLSFGGINALTHVGFEVLKGEIFSIIGPNGAGKTSMLNCVSGRYKPQKGSITFEGTELAGKPPAIRAKLGIARSFQNIALFKGMTVMDNLLIGRHIHLKCGFLRGGLFLGPCKKEEIRHREFVEDIIDFLEIEHIRQKVVGTLAYGLQKRVELARALAVDPKLLLLDEPMAGMNLEETEDMVRYILDINQERGVTVVLVEHDMGVVMDISDHVVVLDFGMRIGLGTPEEVQKHPDVIRAYLGDEHSIYIGR; the protein is encoded by the coding sequence ATGAGCGTGAGTCCCGTACAATTAAAAGTGGATGGCGTCAGTCTCAGCTTCGGCGGGATAAACGCGCTCACACACGTTGGCTTTGAAGTCCTGAAAGGGGAGATATTCTCCATTATCGGACCCAACGGCGCAGGCAAGACCTCGATGCTCAACTGCGTCAGCGGCCGCTACAAGCCGCAGAAGGGTTCGATAACCTTCGAGGGGACGGAGCTTGCGGGAAAGCCCCCTGCCATCCGCGCAAAGCTCGGCATCGCCCGCTCCTTCCAGAACATCGCCCTCTTCAAGGGAATGACCGTGATGGACAACCTCCTCATCGGGCGGCACATCCATCTCAAGTGCGGCTTTCTGCGCGGCGGCCTTTTCCTCGGCCCCTGCAAGAAGGAGGAGATACGCCACCGGGAGTTCGTCGAGGACATCATCGACTTTCTCGAAATCGAGCACATAAGGCAAAAGGTGGTCGGGACTCTGGCCTACGGCCTGCAAAAGCGCGTCGAGCTTGCCCGGGCGCTGGCGGTCGATCCGAAGCTCCTGCTACTCGACGAGCCGATGGCGGGGATGAACCTCGAAGAGACGGAGGACATGGTCCGCTACATCCTCGACATCAATCAGGAGCGCGGGGTCACCGTCGTCCTCGTCGAGCACGACATGGGCGTCGTCATGGACATCTCCGATCACGTCGTAGTCCTCGATTTCGGCATGCGCATCGGACTGGGCACTCCCGAGGAAGTGCAGAAACACCCCGACGTCATCCGCGCCTACCTTGGCGACGAGCATTCCATCTACATCGGAAGATAG